A stretch of Puniceicoccus vermicola DNA encodes these proteins:
- a CDS encoding type II toxin-antitoxin system RelB/DinJ family antitoxin codes for MKTAAIHSRIDPETKEKAETILHRLGMSPTEAIRMFYTQITLRNGLPFSVEIPNEETEQALEDSRSGRNLERFESADALIDSWK; via the coding sequence ATGAAAACAGCAGCTATTCACAGTCGCATCGATCCGGAGACGAAAGAAAAGGCGGAGACGATTCTCCATCGCCTTGGAATGAGCCCCACTGAGGCCATTCGTATGTTTTACACTCAGATCACCCTGCGAAATGGTCTTCCCTTTTCTGTGGAAATCCCGAATGAAGAAACAGAACAGGCTTTGGAAGACTCCCGATCGGGTCGCAATCTGGAGCGTTTCGAAAGTGCGGATGCTCTAATTGACAGCTGGAAGTGA